The Streptomyces camelliae genome window below encodes:
- the grpE gene encoding nucleotide exchange factor GrpE, with the protein MDNGRLQNTDPDRLRRLLEERTEDLQRVKAEYDNYRKRVRRDRMAVGQIAVANVLRALLPVLDAVDRACAHEPMPPGLKEITGTLRTQLGRLGLEAFGQEGDLFDPARHEAVVHHVSPDTDRLICTEVLRPGYRLGDQLLRPAHVEVTGPPPPARNLAAGRGEAPHDDAEQDDEKPTPQSGPPRG; encoded by the coding sequence ATGGACAACGGCCGGCTGCAGAACACCGACCCCGACCGGCTGCGGCGTCTGCTGGAGGAACGCACGGAGGACCTGCAGCGGGTGAAGGCCGAGTACGACAACTACCGCAAGCGGGTGCGCCGGGACCGTATGGCCGTAGGTCAGATCGCCGTGGCGAACGTCCTGCGCGCCCTGCTGCCTGTCCTGGACGCCGTCGACCGCGCCTGCGCGCACGAGCCCATGCCCCCGGGGCTGAAGGAGATCACAGGCACGCTCCGGACCCAGCTGGGACGCCTGGGCCTGGAGGCGTTCGGCCAGGAAGGCGACCTCTTCGACCCCGCCCGGCACGAGGCTGTGGTCCATCACGTCTCCCCAGACACCGACCGGCTGATCTGCACGGAGGTCCTGCGACCCGGCTACCGGCTCGGTGACCAACTGCTGCGTCCGGCCCACGTCGAGGTCACCGGGCCGCCCCCTCCCGCGAGGAACCTGGCCGCGGGACGCGGCGAAGCACCCCACGACGACGCGGAACAAGACGACGAAAAACCCACTCCCCAGTCCGGCCCGCCGCGTGGATGA
- a CDS encoding alpha/beta hydrolase encodes MHTRPSLPSPRRTRGARPRATARLTAGLLTAAALLVSACSPGSSTTSAGDTAEAALAALPRSTPSALSSYYTQRLRWRSCGTPGFQCATMTAPLDYGKPGAGDVRLAVARKKATGTGRPIGSLLVNPGGPGGSAVDYLQSYAGVGYPADVRARYDMVAVDPRGVARSEPVECLDGRQMDTYTQTDMTPDDQQERNALVAADKTFDESCGAHSARLLRNVSTVEAARDMDILRAVLGDQKLNYVGASYGTFLGATYAGLFPDRVGRMVLDGAMDPSIDARTLNLDQTSGFETAFQAFAKDCVRRSDCPLGGRGTTPAQVGDHLKAFFREVDAHPIATGDADGRKLGEALATTGVIAAMYDQAEWEQLREALTSAMKEHDGAGLLALSDSYYERDASGRYSNLMMANAAVNCLDLPPAFTGPEEVERALPAFEKASPVFGDYLAWAALSCTYWPVRATGSAHRIEAKGAAPIVVVGTTRDPATPYRWAQSLSHQLSSARLLTYVGDGHTAYGRGSTCIDTAINTYLLNGTPPSIGKRCS; translated from the coding sequence ATGCACACCAGGCCATCCCTGCCATCCCCCCGCCGGACCCGGGGCGCCCGCCCCCGGGCAACGGCCCGCCTCACCGCCGGCCTTCTCACGGCCGCCGCCCTGCTCGTGTCCGCCTGCTCTCCCGGGAGCTCGACCACCTCGGCCGGTGACACGGCGGAGGCGGCCCTGGCCGCGTTGCCGCGGTCGACGCCGTCGGCATTGTCGTCGTACTACACCCAGCGGTTGCGCTGGCGCAGCTGCGGCACCCCCGGTTTCCAGTGCGCGACGATGACGGCCCCGCTGGACTACGGCAAGCCCGGCGCGGGCGACGTCCGGCTCGCCGTCGCCCGCAAGAAGGCCACCGGTACGGGCAGGCCGATCGGTTCGCTGCTGGTCAACCCGGGCGGTCCGGGCGGCTCGGCGGTCGACTACCTGCAGAGTTACGCGGGTGTCGGCTATCCGGCGGATGTCCGCGCCCGCTACGACATGGTCGCGGTGGACCCGCGGGGCGTCGCCCGCAGTGAGCCCGTGGAGTGCCTCGACGGCCGGCAGATGGACACGTACACGCAGACGGACATGACGCCCGACGACCAGCAGGAGCGGAACGCGCTGGTCGCGGCGGACAAGACGTTCGACGAGAGCTGCGGGGCCCACTCGGCGCGGCTGCTGCGGAACGTCTCCACCGTCGAGGCGGCGCGGGACATGGACATCCTGCGGGCGGTGCTGGGTGATCAGAAACTGAACTATGTGGGGGCGTCGTACGGCACGTTCCTCGGCGCGACGTACGCGGGCCTGTTCCCCGACCGGGTCGGCCGGATGGTCCTGGACGGCGCGATGGACCCCTCCATCGACGCCCGCACCCTGAACCTGGACCAGACTTCCGGCTTCGAGACGGCGTTCCAGGCGTTCGCGAAGGACTGCGTACGGCGCTCCGACTGCCCGCTCGGCGGCCGAGGCACGACGCCCGCGCAAGTCGGCGACCACCTCAAGGCGTTCTTCCGCGAGGTGGACGCGCACCCGATCGCGACGGGCGACGCGGACGGCCGCAAGCTCGGCGAGGCGCTGGCCACGACCGGGGTGATCGCGGCGATGTACGACCAGGCGGAGTGGGAGCAGCTGCGCGAGGCGCTGACCTCGGCGATGAAGGAGCACGACGGCGCGGGCCTGCTCGCGCTCTCCGACAGCTACTACGAGCGTGACGCGAGCGGCCGTTACAGCAACCTGATGATGGCCAACGCCGCCGTGAACTGCCTGGACCTGCCGCCCGCCTTCACCGGCCCCGAAGAGGTGGAGCGGGCCCTGCCCGCGTTCGAGAAGGCGTCCCCGGTCTTCGGCGACTACCTGGCCTGGGCCGCGCTGAGCTGCACATACTGGCCGGTGAGGGCCACCGGTTCGGCGCATCGCATCGAGGCGAAGGGCGCCGCCCCGATCGTCGTGGTCGGCACCACCCGCGACCCGGCGACCCCCTACCGCTGGGCCCAGTCCCTGTCCCACCAGCTGTCCTCGGCGCGCCTGCTGACCTACGTCGGCGACGGCCACACCGCCTACGGGCGCGGCAGCACCTGCATCGACACCGCGATCAACACCTACCTGCTGAACGGCACCCCACCAAGCATCGGCAAACGCTGCTCCTAG